In the genome of Methylophaga nitratireducenticrescens, one region contains:
- the rpsR gene encoding 30S ribosomal protein S18, producing MARFFRRRKFCRFTAEGVKQIDYKDVNLLKNFVTETGKIVPSRITGTKARYQRQLSTCVKRARFLALLPYCDMHK from the coding sequence ATGGCACGTTTTTTCAGACGTAGAAAATTTTGTCGTTTCACCGCTGAAGGTGTAAAACAAATTGATTATAAAGACGTAAACCTGCTTAAGAATTTCGTTACAGAAACAGGCAAGATCGTTCCAAGTCGTATTACCGGTACTAAAGCTCGTTACCAGCGTCAGCTGTCAACTTGTGTCAAACGTGCACGGTTTCTGGCATTGCTGCCTTACTGTGACATGCACAAGTAA
- the rpsF gene encoding 30S ribosomal protein S6, with protein sequence MRHYEIVFLVHPDQSEQVPGMIERYTQTLTAAGGQVHRLEDWGRRQLAYPINKVHKAHYVLMNVECDVEQLNEVTTAFRFNDAVIRHLVVSMDEAVTEASPMMRKDDEKPAAKA encoded by the coding sequence TTGAGACATTACGAAATCGTGTTTCTGGTCCACCCTGATCAGAGCGAACAAGTGCCCGGTATGATCGAGCGCTATACCCAAACTTTGACCGCTGCTGGTGGTCAGGTTCATCGTCTGGAAGACTGGGGCCGCCGTCAATTGGCCTATCCAATCAACAAAGTTCACAAAGCACATTATGTGTTGATGAATGTTGAATGTGATGTTGAGCAATTGAACGAAGTCACAACTGCTTTCCGTTTTAATGATGCCGTTATCCGTCACCTTGTTGTCAGCATGGACGAAGCTGTTACAGAAGCTTCTCCTATGATGCGCAAAGACGACGAAAAACCCGCTGCAAAAGCCTAA
- the rlmB gene encoding 23S rRNA (guanosine(2251)-2'-O)-methyltransferase RlmB, which yields MIFGLHAVQAALESPVSRVAEIWVADERHDQRVETIYKLAGDQGIRLHKTQRQQLDDMVPESRHQGCVARCHPLAVLDETDLDVILDNLQQTPFLLILDGVQDPHNLGACLRTAEAAGAHAVIAPKDRASGLTPTAIKISSGAAERLPFIQVTNLARVLRDLQQRGIWLVGTSGESELSLYQADLKGPLAIILGAEGQGIRRLTRDHCDQVMYIPMHGAAESLNVSVAAGVCLFEADRQRRL from the coding sequence TTGATTTTTGGTTTACATGCGGTACAGGCGGCTCTTGAGTCGCCTGTTTCACGTGTGGCCGAAATCTGGGTGGCTGACGAACGCCATGATCAACGTGTGGAGACCATTTACAAGCTGGCCGGTGATCAGGGGATTCGTTTACACAAAACCCAACGTCAGCAACTGGATGATATGGTGCCGGAAAGTCGTCATCAGGGCTGTGTTGCCCGCTGTCATCCATTAGCGGTATTGGATGAAACGGATCTCGATGTAATACTGGATAATTTACAGCAAACACCGTTTCTGTTGATTCTGGATGGTGTCCAGGATCCTCATAATCTGGGCGCATGTCTGCGTACCGCGGAGGCGGCCGGAGCGCATGCAGTCATTGCACCCAAAGATCGTGCCTCAGGCTTAACTCCGACAGCGATCAAGATTTCCAGTGGTGCTGCTGAGCGCCTGCCGTTTATTCAGGTGACCAATCTTGCGCGGGTGTTAAGGGATCTGCAGCAAAGAGGGATCTGGCTGGTCGGCACATCTGGGGAAAGCGAGTTAAGTCTTTACCAAGCCGATCTCAAGGGTCCGCTGGCGATTATTCTGGGAGCTGAAGGGCAGGGTATTCGCAGGTTGACCAGAGATCACTGTGATCAGGTTATGTATATCCCGATGCATGGAGCAGCCGAGAGTCTCAATGTATCTGTTGCTGCAGGTGTCTGCTTATTTGAAGCGGATCGTCAACGGCGCTTGTGA
- the moaB gene encoding molybdenum cofactor biosynthesis protein B, which yields MDREFIAVKIAILTISDSRTEVDDVSGKTLEDRLLAAGHELAAKQIVTDDIYQIRSVISQWICDEQVDVIITTGGTGLTGRDGTPEAVSVLFDKEITGFGELFRQISYNIIRTSTVQSRAIAGVANGTFIFCLPGSSGACKNAWDDILQYQLDVRHRPCNFVELIPRLREK from the coding sequence ATGGATCGTGAATTCATTGCTGTCAAAATTGCCATTTTAACCATCTCCGATTCTCGTACAGAAGTTGATGATGTTTCAGGTAAAACTCTTGAGGACCGGTTGCTCGCCGCAGGACATGAACTGGCTGCTAAACAGATTGTGACAGATGATATATATCAGATACGTTCTGTTATTTCGCAATGGATTTGCGATGAACAGGTGGACGTTATTATCACCACTGGTGGCACAGGACTGACGGGTAGAGATGGCACTCCGGAAGCTGTCAGTGTTTTATTTGATAAAGAAATCACTGGTTTTGGTGAACTGTTCCGACAGATTTCCTATAACATTATTCGCACATCAACTGTGCAATCCAGAGCGATAGCCGGTGTGGCAAATGGCACGTTTATTTTTTGTCTGCCTGGTTCTTCAGGCGCCTGCAAAAACGCCTGGGATGACATTTTACAATACCAGCTGGATGTTCGGCATCGCCCTTGTAACTTCGTCGAGCTCATCCCGCGGCTGCGTGAAAAATGA
- a CDS encoding YybS family protein — translation MLRGIADFAMKGRWQAALAAALLSVAAMLLPPLNYLASGVIVLATLRVGPQEGLRVMAATLVVFAAVAGLLFGQLWIALALLLTSWLPAYLVTLVLGYSRSLERALLAAAGVGILVVLISHIFLPNPALWWQEMLTPFVQLLSEQPGWQMNATETQNFLVQMASMMTGLIAAAVSVNIILGILIGRAWQASLYNEGAFGNEFTQITLGKTLAIVTAVLMGLSLTGMAGSLTLLVDCLPVLLVLFALQGIAVAHAIVRLKQKSVAWLVVMYVLMVLMLPQMMILTATLGILEQWFNFRKRAIA, via the coding sequence ATGTTGCGGGGAATCGCTGATTTTGCAATGAAAGGTCGCTGGCAAGCTGCTTTGGCAGCTGCTTTGCTATCGGTTGCTGCAATGTTGCTCCCACCACTCAATTATCTCGCTAGCGGGGTGATTGTACTGGCCACATTACGTGTAGGCCCTCAAGAAGGCCTGCGGGTAATGGCCGCAACATTGGTAGTGTTTGCTGCCGTTGCCGGACTGTTATTCGGACAACTCTGGATTGCATTAGCGTTATTGCTGACCAGCTGGTTACCGGCGTATTTGGTGACTCTGGTGCTGGGATACAGCCGTTCTTTGGAACGGGCGCTTCTGGCTGCGGCCGGAGTCGGTATTCTGGTAGTACTGATATCACATATCTTTTTGCCTAATCCGGCATTGTGGTGGCAGGAAATGCTGACGCCGTTTGTTCAATTACTGTCTGAACAACCCGGTTGGCAAATGAACGCAACAGAAACGCAAAACTTTCTGGTACAAATGGCCAGCATGATGACCGGTCTGATTGCCGCAGCAGTAAGTGTCAATATAATTCTGGGCATTTTGATTGGTCGTGCATGGCAAGCCTCGTTATATAACGAAGGAGCATTTGGCAATGAGTTTACTCAGATTACTCTGGGTAAAACACTGGCGATTGTGACAGCCGTTTTAATGGGACTGTCCCTGACTGGAATGGCGGGTTCACTGACGCTGCTGGTGGATTGTTTACCGGTGCTATTAGTGCTTTTTGCGTTACAAGGTATCGCGGTTGCACATGCAATCGTTCGATTGAAACAAAAGTCAGTCGCCTGGTTAGTCGTAATGTATGTGCTGATGGTGTTAATGCTGCCGCAAATGATGATTTTAACTGCCACACTGGGCATATTGGAACAATGGTTTAATTTTCGCAAACGCGCAATCGCGTAA
- a CDS encoding PilZ domain-containing protein codes for MVDDRRIFSRIPFVANAHVLNTEGDVYLNCRVIDVSLNGLLISRPDNWSGKLTDNFTVDLLLNEAQIVIKMQAEVAHLDANSIGFHCKLIDLDSITHLKKLVELNLADEGLLYRELSALVDMPEN; via the coding sequence ATGGTCGATGACCGACGAATTTTCAGCCGCATCCCTTTCGTTGCAAACGCCCATGTATTAAACACCGAGGGTGATGTATATCTCAATTGTCGAGTGATTGATGTGTCACTTAATGGCTTACTAATTTCTCGTCCAGATAACTGGTCAGGAAAATTGACCGATAATTTTACCGTTGATCTTTTATTGAATGAAGCACAGATAGTGATCAAAATGCAGGCTGAAGTAGCCCATTTGGATGCTAACAGTATTGGTTTCCATTGCAAACTAATCGACCTTGACAGCATTACCCATTTAAAAAAGCTGGTGGAATTAAATCTTGCTGACGAAGGTTTATTGTATCGCGAACTATCTGCTTTAGTGGATATGCCTGAAAACTGA
- the dnaB gene encoding replicative DNA helicase: MEQITYPESYQDSATQALKVPPHSVEAEQSVLGGLMLDNSAWEQVSDLLVEQDFYRHDHQLIFRGIAELMEQANPVDVITLAEWHNQRGELDKVGELAYLGALARNTPSAANIKAYASIVRERSILRQLIQIGNNIANMAFTPEGRNSEEMLDTAERRVFEIAEKGAKRGGGFIQVKDVLSKVVDKIDTLFEQDSGITGLPTGFIDFDDQTSGLQPADLVIIAGRPSMGKTTFAMNIAENAAIHSKQPVAVFSMEMPADSLAMRMLSSLGRIDQHRLRTGRLNDDDWPRLTSAIALLNEAPLFIDDTGGLTPSELRARARRLKREHGLSLIIVDYLQLMSGSANGRQAENRTNEISEISRSLKALAKELNVPVIALSQLNRSLEQRPNKRPVMSDLRESGAIEQDADIIVFIYRDEVYNEDSAEKGKAEIIISKQRNGPIGTVALTFQGKYTRFENFAPAYYQDYGDNES; encoded by the coding sequence GTGGAACAGATAACTTATCCAGAAAGCTATCAAGACAGCGCAACTCAGGCCCTGAAGGTCCCGCCGCATTCAGTTGAAGCTGAACAGTCCGTTTTAGGCGGCTTGATGCTTGATAACAGTGCTTGGGAACAGGTTTCTGATCTCCTGGTTGAGCAGGACTTCTATCGTCACGACCATCAACTTATTTTCCGTGGCATAGCCGAATTAATGGAACAAGCCAATCCTGTAGACGTGATCACGTTAGCGGAATGGCACAATCAGCGCGGTGAACTGGATAAAGTCGGTGAATTGGCTTATCTCGGTGCCTTGGCGCGTAATACTCCCAGTGCAGCCAACATCAAAGCCTACGCCTCGATCGTGCGTGAGCGTTCGATTCTGCGTCAGCTTATCCAGATTGGTAATAATATTGCCAATATGGCATTTACGCCTGAAGGCCGTAATAGCGAAGAAATGCTCGACACGGCTGAGCGACGCGTTTTTGAAATTGCAGAAAAAGGTGCAAAACGTGGCGGCGGTTTTATTCAGGTCAAAGATGTTCTGAGTAAGGTAGTCGATAAAATTGATACGCTGTTTGAACAGGATAGCGGTATCACCGGTTTGCCAACCGGCTTTATTGATTTTGATGATCAGACATCTGGTTTGCAACCCGCTGATTTGGTCATTATCGCTGGCCGACCGTCGATGGGTAAAACCACCTTTGCAATGAATATTGCTGAAAATGCCGCGATTCACAGCAAACAACCCGTTGCCGTATTCAGTATGGAGATGCCTGCCGACTCGCTGGCGATGCGTATGTTGTCGTCATTAGGCAGAATTGATCAGCATCGTCTGCGTACTGGTCGATTAAATGATGATGACTGGCCCCGGTTAACTTCAGCCATAGCGTTATTGAATGAAGCACCGCTATTTATTGATGATACCGGTGGTTTGACTCCCTCTGAACTGAGAGCCCGGGCGAGACGTTTAAAACGTGAGCATGGCCTGAGTTTGATCATTGTCGATTACCTGCAGCTAATGAGTGGCAGTGCCAACGGTCGTCAGGCAGAAAATCGTACCAATGAAATTTCAGAAATTTCCCGTTCATTAAAGGCACTGGCCAAAGAGCTCAATGTTCCGGTAATTGCGTTATCCCAGTTAAACCGTTCACTGGAGCAGCGACCGAATAAACGTCCGGTTATGTCAGATCTGCGTGAATCAGGTGCAATTGAGCAGGACGCCGATATCATTGTGTTTATCTATCGTGATGAAGTTTATAACGAAGATTCTGCAGAAAAAGGCAAAGCCGAAATCATCATCAGCAAACAACGTAATGGTCCTATCGGTACCGTGGCGTTAACCTTTCAGGGCAAATACACCCGATTTGAAAACTTTGCTCCTGCGTACTACCAAGATTACGGTGATAATGAATCGTGA
- the rplI gene encoding 50S ribosomal protein L9, with the protein MQVILLEKVQKLGNLGDEVSVKAGYGRNYLVPAGKALPANKNNREKFEARRAELEAAAAKLLTAAQEREKKLIAAGEVNIMANAGVEGKLFGSVTAAEIADAVNAKGADVDRNEVRLPTGPLRHTGEYNIDVQLHADVVVSVKVNITSEAELAAIAAAEEARKAREASREEAEAIAKAQEQ; encoded by the coding sequence ATGCAAGTAATTTTGCTGGAAAAAGTTCAAAAGCTGGGTAATCTGGGTGATGAAGTTAGTGTAAAAGCTGGCTATGGTCGCAACTATCTGGTTCCTGCTGGTAAGGCTTTGCCTGCCAACAAAAACAACAGAGAGAAATTTGAAGCTCGTCGCGCTGAACTTGAAGCGGCTGCTGCCAAATTACTTACTGCAGCTCAGGAACGCGAGAAAAAGCTGATTGCAGCCGGTGAAGTCAACATTATGGCTAACGCCGGTGTTGAAGGTAAATTGTTCGGTTCAGTTACCGCTGCTGAAATCGCTGATGCGGTCAATGCAAAAGGCGCGGATGTAGACCGTAATGAAGTCCGTTTACCAACAGGACCTTTACGCCACACGGGTGAATACAACATTGACGTGCAATTGCATGCTGATGTTGTTGTGAGTGTGAAAGTCAATATCACTTCTGAAGCTGAGCTGGCAGCAATCGCTGCGGCAGAAGAAGCACGTAAAGCTCGTGAAGCTTCACGTGAAGAAGCTGAAGCGATTGCCAAAGCGCAAGAGCAATAA
- the dolP gene encoding division/outer membrane stress-associated lipid-binding lipoprotein encodes MYQFRLVFLLIPILLLQACAAAVVGGAATTAAVAYDRRTAGAILDDQSIEIKAKYAIFQDKDVYNQSNINVTSYNGFVLLSGETPTEELKQKATGLVEDIPKVRKVYNELAISGPSALTSRSSDSWITTKLKTKMTQDENVDPFYVKVVTERGTVYLMGKVTKAEADQAVAIARSTKGVLRVVKIFEYID; translated from the coding sequence ATGTACCAATTCAGACTGGTTTTCCTACTCATACCCATTTTATTATTACAAGCCTGTGCCGCAGCGGTTGTTGGCGGTGCGGCTACCACCGCTGCGGTTGCCTATGACCGTCGGACAGCAGGTGCCATCCTTGACGACCAAAGCATTGAAATAAAAGCCAAATACGCCATTTTTCAGGATAAAGATGTCTATAATCAGAGCAATATTAATGTGACCAGTTATAACGGCTTCGTATTGCTATCAGGTGAAACACCAACCGAAGAACTGAAACAAAAAGCGACTGGCTTAGTAGAAGATATTCCTAAAGTACGCAAAGTCTACAATGAGCTGGCGATTTCAGGCCCTAGCGCTTTAACTTCCCGTAGTAGCGACAGCTGGATCACCACCAAGTTAAAAACAAAAATGACTCAGGACGAAAATGTCGATCCTTTTTATGTAAAAGTTGTGACAGAGAGAGGAACTGTCTACCTGATGGGTAAGGTTACCAAGGCTGAAGCCGATCAGGCTGTCGCCATTGCACGCTCAACCAAGGGTGTGTTGCGTGTGGTTAAAATATTCGAATATATAGATTGA
- a CDS encoding OmpA family protein codes for MKKVLLVSAISTAIMFSGCAADDPNMRTKRGAAIGAAAGSIIGYAIDDGAGGVIAGAAVGTLAGAGVGRYMDNQQREMNQALADEQARNELQIQQLQDESLKIDISNEVSFDFDSSAIKPAFEPTLNKVADVLQRYPKTIIHVIGHTDSKGSESYNQQLSERRAQSVTNYFAARGVLTERLVPMGRGELEPRATNDTEAGRQLNRRVEIIVKPIVEGQEAEAYQTP; via the coding sequence ATGAAAAAAGTTTTATTAGTCTCAGCAATCTCAACAGCCATCATGTTCTCGGGTTGCGCTGCAGATGATCCGAATATGCGTACCAAGCGTGGCGCTGCCATTGGCGCAGCTGCCGGTTCAATAATTGGTTACGCGATTGATGATGGTGCGGGTGGGGTTATTGCCGGTGCCGCTGTAGGTACTCTGGCAGGTGCAGGTGTTGGTCGATATATGGATAATCAGCAGCGTGAAATGAATCAGGCGCTAGCCGATGAACAGGCGCGCAATGAATTACAAATTCAGCAATTGCAGGATGAATCATTAAAAATCGATATTTCCAATGAAGTATCTTTTGACTTTGACAGCTCAGCCATCAAACCTGCCTTTGAACCGACGCTGAATAAAGTCGCTGATGTGTTGCAGCGTTATCCGAAAACGATAATTCATGTCATTGGACATACCGATAGCAAAGGTTCAGAAAGTTATAATCAGCAACTTTCTGAGCGCCGAGCGCAATCGGTAACTAACTACTTTGCGGCACGAGGTGTGCTGACAGAGCGTCTGGTACCAATGGGACGTGGTGAACTTGAGCCGCGAGCCACAAATGATACCGAAGCCGGGCGACAATTGAATCGTCGTGTGGAAATTATTGTTAAACCTATTGTTGAGGGACAGGAAGCTGAAGCCTACCAAACGCCGTAA
- a CDS encoding alpha/beta fold hydrolase, giving the protein MKARFWPFLAFCSVSAPIIAAEFPDIPGQRFDVGGYQLHINCTGSGSPTVLVDVGLGDDSTDWLPIQQAISKNVRICVFDRAGYGWSDFGPPPRTSNRIAHELEILLEEADIPAPYILVGHSFGGYNIRIFAANNPEMVAGMVLVDASHEDQYNQFKIKLPNNFDRRGTIMILPKSTDSMAHANKSPVLRERAFHAARAEISALEQSALQVQQHAILPVVPLIVISRGKPEWYGDLVLQQREKTWIDLQQDLTRLSPISQHMFAHQSGHAIPHEQPEIIIEAIEQVLTQANARSIL; this is encoded by the coding sequence ATGAAAGCGCGATTCTGGCCTTTTTTGGCTTTCTGCTCTGTTTCGGCACCAATTATTGCCGCCGAATTTCCTGATATTCCGGGCCAACGGTTTGATGTTGGCGGTTATCAATTACATATCAACTGTACTGGTTCGGGTAGCCCAACCGTTTTGGTAGATGTAGGGCTTGGCGATGACTCTACTGACTGGCTGCCAATTCAGCAGGCAATTTCAAAAAACGTGCGGATTTGTGTATTTGATCGCGCCGGCTATGGCTGGAGTGATTTTGGTCCGCCTCCCAGAACCAGCAATAGAATTGCGCATGAACTGGAGATATTGTTAGAGGAAGCCGATATACCTGCTCCGTATATACTGGTTGGGCATTCTTTTGGTGGTTACAATATTCGCATCTTTGCCGCCAATAATCCGGAAATGGTTGCCGGAATGGTATTGGTTGATGCGTCGCATGAAGATCAGTACAACCAGTTTAAAATTAAATTACCCAATAATTTTGATCGTCGTGGCACTATCATGATATTACCTAAATCGACTGATAGCATGGCACATGCTAATAAGTCTCCGGTACTACGTGAACGAGCATTTCATGCCGCCCGGGCAGAAATTTCTGCCCTCGAACAAAGCGCTTTACAGGTGCAGCAACATGCTATTCTGCCCGTGGTGCCATTAATTGTCATCAGTCGTGGCAAACCGGAATGGTATGGAGATCTGGTATTGCAGCAACGCGAAAAAACCTGGATTGATCTGCAACAGGATCTCACGCGTTTATCTCCCATCAGCCAACATATGTTTGCCCATCAGAGTGGCCATGCGATTCCACATGAACAACCCGAAATCATCATTGAGGCCATAGAACAGGTTTTGACACAGGCGAACGCCCGCAGCATCTTATAA
- the hemJ gene encoding protoporphyrinogen oxidase HemJ has product MLWVKAFHLMAVVTWFAALFYLPRLYVYHAMCEDQAGRERFKIMERKLYRGIMTPSAIATLVLGIWLMSYYTLEQLKSMHWLHAKLTLLLLLFAYHGLCGRMLKQFAVDKNQRSHVFYRWFNEMPVLILIAVMILAVVKPF; this is encoded by the coding sequence ATGTTATGGGTAAAAGCGTTTCATTTAATGGCGGTTGTCACCTGGTTTGCCGCTTTGTTTTATTTACCAAGGCTGTATGTATATCACGCAATGTGTGAAGACCAGGCAGGTAGAGAACGCTTTAAAATTATGGAGCGAAAACTCTACCGGGGTATCATGACACCAAGCGCCATCGCTACGTTGGTTCTGGGGATCTGGCTGATGAGTTATTACACGTTGGAGCAATTGAAATCCATGCACTGGTTGCATGCCAAACTGACCTTGCTGCTTTTACTGTTTGCTTACCATGGCCTGTGTGGGCGAATGCTTAAACAGTTTGCAGTCGATAAAAATCAACGTAGCCACGTGTTTTATCGTTGGTTTAACGAAATGCCAGTGCTAATTTTAATTGCTGTCATGATTCTGGCGGTAGTGAAACCGTTTTAA
- a CDS encoding glutaredoxin family protein encodes MITLQLFSTAGCHLCESAEQLIYSLSSAKNIQLKIIEIGDDDQLVEQYGIRIPVIKFSDESELNWPFTQQDILQKITVADLEL; translated from the coding sequence ATGATCACATTACAATTGTTTTCTACCGCTGGCTGTCATTTATGTGAGTCAGCAGAACAGCTCATTTACAGTTTGTCATCAGCTAAAAATATTCAATTGAAAATTATCGAAATTGGTGATGATGATCAGCTGGTAGAGCAGTATGGCATCCGCATTCCCGTGATTAAATTTTCTGACGAAAGTGAATTAAACTGGCCCTTCACGCAACAGGATATTCTGCAGAAAATTACTGTTGCAGATCTGGAACTTTAA
- the radA gene encoding DNA repair protein RadA produces MAKAKRVYVCRECGAQTPQWAGRCADCGAWNSLEESVQTSAKPSTTMNKHTGYAGQQQNTVQALKTITSEQAVRWSTGLPELDRVLGGGLVTGSVVLIGGDPGIGKSTLLLQAMASMAELSGINPLYISGEESLQQIRLRAERLQLQETPVDLLAETHAEQMMAIAQQRQPQVMVIDSIQTVFTELLQSAPGTVAQVRESAAQLVRFAKSSGITMILVGHVTKQGALAGPRVLEHMVDTVLYFEGDSSTRFRILRAVKNRFGAVNELGVFAMTELGLKEVSNPSAIFLSRGEKAVPGSMITVIREGSRPMLVEVQALVDESPLGNPRRVSVGLEQNRLAMLLAILHRHGGITCHDQDVFINVVGGVKLSETGADLAVLTAVISSLRNKAIPQDWVVFGEVGLTGEIRPVQAGEERIRDAGKHGFKVALVPAANAPRKAITGLKVIAVQHLQQAIDALKDGWL; encoded by the coding sequence ATGGCTAAAGCCAAGCGAGTGTATGTCTGCCGGGAGTGTGGCGCACAGACCCCACAATGGGCTGGACGTTGTGCAGATTGTGGTGCCTGGAACAGTCTTGAAGAATCCGTGCAGACTAGCGCCAAACCATCCACGACAATGAATAAACATACGGGTTATGCCGGCCAGCAACAAAATACTGTCCAGGCATTAAAAACCATTACTTCTGAACAGGCAGTGCGCTGGTCTACCGGATTGCCGGAATTGGATCGGGTACTGGGTGGTGGGCTGGTAACCGGTTCGGTCGTGCTTATTGGTGGCGATCCCGGAATTGGTAAGTCAACTTTACTATTACAAGCTATGGCCAGTATGGCCGAGCTTAGCGGTATTAATCCGCTTTATATCAGTGGTGAAGAATCGTTACAGCAAATTCGTTTGCGGGCTGAACGCTTACAGTTGCAGGAAACCCCGGTTGATTTGCTGGCAGAGACTCATGCCGAACAAATGATGGCTATTGCTCAGCAGCGTCAACCGCAGGTGATGGTTATTGATTCGATTCAAACGGTATTTACTGAATTGTTGCAATCGGCGCCCGGAACAGTGGCTCAGGTTCGGGAAAGTGCAGCCCAGTTGGTCAGGTTTGCCAAATCCAGTGGCATCACCATGATTCTGGTGGGACATGTTACCAAGCAGGGAGCTTTAGCCGGGCCACGCGTTCTGGAACATATGGTCGATACCGTATTGTATTTTGAAGGTGACAGTTCAACACGGTTTCGTATTTTACGTGCAGTCAAAAACCGCTTTGGCGCGGTTAATGAACTTGGCGTATTTGCCATGACTGAGCTGGGCCTGAAAGAAGTCAGTAATCCTTCGGCAATATTTCTATCAAGAGGCGAAAAAGCCGTTCCCGGCAGTATGATCACGGTGATCCGTGAAGGCAGCCGGCCAATGCTGGTTGAAGTTCAAGCTTTGGTTGATGAGAGTCCGTTGGGCAATCCACGTCGAGTTTCAGTCGGCCTGGAACAAAATCGTCTGGCTATGTTATTGGCAATTTTGCACCGACATGGTGGTATTACCTGCCATGATCAGGATGTATTTATCAATGTTGTGGGTGGTGTGAAATTAAGTGAAACCGGTGCCGATCTGGCGGTGCTGACAGCGGTGATTTCAAGTTTACGCAATAAAGCCATACCGCAGGACTGGGTGGTGTTTGGTGAAGTCGGGCTAACCGGAGAAATTCGACCAGTTCAGGCTGGAGAAGAACGGATCCGTGATGCAGGTAAACATGGCTTCAAAGTGGCCCTTGTTCCGGCTGCCAATGCCCCACGAAAAGCAATTACTGGGCTTAAAGTCATTGCCGTGCAACATTTGCAACAGGCCATTGACGCACTTAAAGATGGCTGGTTGTGA
- the alr gene encoding alanine racemase, with the protein MSRYPFARIDLAALKHNLQQVRLFAPNSKVMSVIKADAYGHGVIQVAQALTQSDAFAVARFSEALTLRKHGFDQPITIFEGVSTIEEWQLTAEYDLTPVIHQQQHLELLLKAKTSQPLPLIWLMLETGMHRLGLPQQDVIQIIDALEKRSDLVSKLGLMSHFANSDLLNDARNNQQLTVMKKLAETTGLPVCMANSAAIISLPESHYDWIRPGLMLYGASPFANKSGADVGLKPVMQLISKLIATQQLKAGDEVGYGGQWTADKPVRMGVVSIGYGDGYSRHLSNIGKVLIRGKEVPIIGRVSMDTVCVNLDDCPQAQQDDEVIIWGADELAVEWLADKAGTIPYELLTCVTPRVQREYLNG; encoded by the coding sequence GTGAGTCGCTATCCGTTTGCCCGAATCGATCTGGCAGCACTGAAACATAATCTGCAACAAGTTCGCCTTTTTGCCCCAAACAGTAAAGTGATGTCGGTCATTAAAGCTGATGCTTATGGGCATGGCGTCATTCAGGTTGCTCAGGCACTCACGCAAAGTGATGCATTTGCCGTGGCCCGATTTAGTGAAGCATTAACGCTCCGGAAACATGGATTTGACCAGCCCATTACCATTTTCGAAGGTGTCAGCACAATTGAAGAATGGCAGTTAACTGCTGAATATGACTTAACACCGGTAATACATCAGCAACAGCATCTTGAGTTGTTATTGAAAGCGAAAACCAGTCAGCCGCTACCGTTAATATGGTTGATGCTGGAAACCGGCATGCACCGTCTTGGTTTACCGCAACAGGACGTAATACAGATTATTGATGCATTGGAAAAACGTTCAGATCTGGTGAGCAAGCTTGGTTTGATGAGTCATTTTGCCAACTCGGATTTGTTAAATGATGCACGTAATAACCAACAGTTAACGGTTATGAAAAAGCTGGCTGAAACAACTGGATTGCCCGTTTGTATGGCTAATTCAGCTGCGATAATCAGTTTGCCTGAATCGCATTATGACTGGATACGGCCGGGTTTGATGCTTTATGGCGCTTCACCATTTGCCAATAAATCAGGGGCTGATGTTGGACTCAAGCCTGTCATGCAATTGATCTCCAAATTGATTGCGACGCAGCAATTAAAAGCTGGGGATGAAGTCGGCTATGGTGGACAGTGGACCGCTGATAAACCTGTGCGAATGGGTGTGGTCAGTATTGGTTATGGTGATGGCTATAGTCGTCATTTATCCAATATCGGCAAAGTCTTGATTCGTGGCAAAGAAGTGCCAATTATTGGTCGCGTCTCGATGGATACCGTCTGTGTCAATCTGGATGATTGTCCGCAGGCGCAACAGGATGATGAGGTGATTATCTGGGGGGCCGACGAGTTGGCGGTGGAATGGTTAGCCGATAAAGCTGGAACCATACCCTATGAATTATTGACCTGTGTGACACCGAGAGTTCAAAGGGAATATTTGAATGGCTAA